In Terriglobales bacterium, a genomic segment contains:
- the gatA gene encoding Asp-tRNA(Asn)/Glu-tRNA(Gln) amidotransferase subunit GatA, translating to MNLTTLTIADVRSAIAARRTTATALAEAHYARIADQDGEIHAYLTLSKGRALAQAARIDRMAEKGEPLPPLAGVPVGIKDVMVTRGVRTTAGSKILQHYFPPYDATPVARLEAAGAVVLGKTNCDEFAMGSSNENSAYGPVRNPHDKTRVPGGSSGGSAAAVAAGMCVGALGSDTGGSIRQPAALCGVVGVMPTYGRVSRYGLIAFASSLDHVGPFARTVRDTAILLRAIAGRDPLDSTSADLPVPDYEAELEKPVRGLKLGIAREYFGEGLDAEVRAAVESAIQKLAAAGCEVVEVSLPHTEYAIPTYYVVATAEASSNLARYDGVRYGFRAKDSKTLSQMYRRTRDLGFGPEVKRRILLGTYALSAGYYDAYYLKAQKVRSLLTQDFDEAFARVDAILTPTTPTPAFKLGEKADDPLAMYLADIYTVTADLAGVPGVSVPCGKSRSGLPVGLQILTRHFDEATMLRLAAAVENGNR from the coding sequence TTGAATCTCACCACCCTCACCATCGCCGACGTTCGCTCCGCCATCGCCGCGCGTAGGACTACCGCCACCGCGTTGGCCGAAGCTCACTACGCCCGCATCGCGGACCAGGACGGCGAGATTCACGCCTACCTCACTCTCTCCAAAGGGCGCGCTCTGGCGCAGGCCGCACGCATCGACCGCATGGCGGAAAAGGGCGAGCCATTGCCACCGCTGGCTGGCGTCCCGGTGGGCATCAAGGACGTGATGGTGACGCGCGGCGTGCGCACCACGGCGGGATCCAAGATCCTGCAGCACTATTTCCCGCCCTACGACGCGACTCCGGTCGCGCGCCTGGAGGCCGCCGGCGCCGTGGTGCTGGGCAAGACCAACTGCGACGAGTTCGCCATGGGCTCCTCCAATGAAAACTCCGCCTACGGCCCGGTGCGCAACCCGCACGACAAAACGCGCGTGCCCGGCGGCTCTTCCGGCGGCTCGGCCGCGGCCGTCGCCGCCGGCATGTGCGTGGGTGCGCTGGGATCCGACACCGGCGGTTCCATCCGCCAGCCCGCGGCGTTGTGCGGCGTGGTCGGCGTCATGCCGACTTACGGTCGCGTTTCGCGCTATGGCCTGATCGCCTTCGCGTCCTCGCTCGACCACGTCGGACCGTTCGCACGCACCGTGCGCGACACCGCCATCCTGCTGCGTGCGATTGCCGGACGCGATCCGCTGGACTCGACCTCCGCCGACCTTCCTGTCCCTGACTACGAAGCCGAACTGGAAAAGCCGGTGCGCGGACTGAAGCTCGGCATCGCCAGGGAATACTTCGGCGAGGGACTCGACGCTGAAGTGCGCGCCGCGGTCGAGTCTGCCATCCAGAAGCTGGCCGCCGCCGGTTGCGAAGTAGTCGAGGTTTCGCTCCCGCACACCGAGTACGCCATCCCGACCTACTATGTGGTGGCTACCGCCGAAGCATCTTCCAACCTGGCGCGCTACGACGGCGTGCGCTACGGCTTCCGTGCCAAGGACAGCAAGACGCTCTCGCAGATGTATCGGCGCACGCGCGATCTGGGCTTCGGTCCGGAAGTGAAGCGCCGCATCCTGTTGGGGACCTACGCCCTCAGCGCCGGCTATTACGACGCCTACTATCTCAAGGCCCAGAAGGTGCGCTCGCTCCTCACCCAAGATTTCGACGAGGCCTTCGCGCGCGTCGATGCCATCCTTACTCCCACCACGCCCACTCCCGCCTTCAAGCTGGGCGAGAAAGCCGACGACCCGCTGGCCATGTACCTGGCTGACATCTACACCGTCACCGCCGACCTCGCCGGAGTCCCCGGCGTCTCCGTGCCTTGCGGCAAGAGCCGCTCCGGTCTCCCCGTCGGGCTGCAGATTTTGACTCGCCACTTCGATGAGGCCACGATGCTCAGGCTTGCGGCCGCCGTGGAAAACGGTAACCGGTAG
- a CDS encoding CCA tRNA nucleotidyltransferase, producing MSQSLRSAATRIVRALRDAGHQAYLVGGCVRDIVLGREPQDFDVSTDATPEQVMALFPQTYEVGARFGVVLVPVEHPPATSEATRDSKLETPNQVIEVATFRSDGLYTDGRHPDQVTYTRDPREDVARRDFTINGLLLDPLEDDKVLDFVGGRADLEAGIIRAIGEPGRRFAEDKLRMLRAVRFAARFAYSIEPCTLAAIGEHAREIHKVSRERVRDELVKMLTEGHARRAFELLDTTGLLAEVLPEVAAMKGVAQPPQFHPEGDVWVHTLMLLEGLKPGCSPTLALGALLHDVGKPPTFRVAPDRIRFDGHAEVGTKMAEEICRRFRFSNDQTEQVCALVANHLRFIDVPRMKQSTLKRFLRLPQFEEHLELHRLDCLASHGDLSVYELVKQKLVSTPPEQIRPKPLLTGDDLIAAGYVPSPRFKEILRAVEDAQLEGTLADKPQALEFVRRTFPP from the coding sequence GACATCGTGCTGGGCCGCGAGCCGCAGGACTTCGACGTCTCGACCGACGCCACGCCCGAACAGGTGATGGCGCTGTTCCCGCAAACCTACGAGGTGGGTGCGCGATTCGGCGTCGTGCTGGTGCCGGTTGAGCATCCGCCCGCTACTTCTGAGGCAACTCGAGACTCGAAACTTGAAACTCCAAACCAGGTCATCGAGGTCGCCACCTTCCGCTCCGACGGCCTGTACACCGACGGCCGTCATCCCGACCAGGTCACCTACACCCGCGACCCGCGCGAGGATGTGGCCCGCCGCGACTTCACCATCAACGGCTTGCTGCTCGATCCGCTGGAGGACGACAAGGTCCTGGATTTCGTAGGCGGCCGCGCCGACCTCGAGGCCGGCATCATCCGCGCCATCGGCGAGCCCGGCCGGCGCTTCGCTGAAGACAAGCTGCGCATGCTGCGCGCCGTGCGCTTCGCCGCCCGTTTCGCATACAGCATCGAGCCGTGCACGTTGGCGGCCATCGGCGAGCATGCCCGCGAGATCCACAAGGTCAGCCGCGAGCGCGTCCGCGACGAACTAGTGAAGATGCTGACTGAAGGGCACGCCCGCCGCGCCTTCGAGCTATTGGATACGACCGGACTGCTTGCTGAAGTCCTGCCGGAAGTCGCGGCCATGAAAGGCGTCGCGCAGCCACCGCAGTTCCACCCTGAGGGCGACGTCTGGGTGCATACGCTGATGCTGCTCGAAGGCCTCAAGCCGGGCTGCTCTCCCACGCTGGCGCTCGGCGCTCTGCTCCACGATGTGGGCAAGCCGCCGACGTTTCGCGTGGCGCCAGACCGCATCCGCTTCGACGGCCACGCCGAAGTCGGCACGAAGATGGCGGAAGAGATCTGCCGCCGCTTCCGCTTCTCCAACGACCAGACCGAGCAGGTGTGCGCCCTCGTGGCCAACCACCTGCGGTTCATCGACGTGCCGCGCATGAAGCAGTCCACGCTCAAACGCTTTCTGCGCCTGCCTCAATTCGAAGAACACCTCGAACTGCATCGGCTCGACTGCCTCGCCAGCCACGGCGACCTCTCGGTCTACGAGCTGGTGAAACAAAAGCTGGTTTCCACTCCGCCGGAGCAGATTCGCCCCAAACCCCTGCTCACCGGTGACGACCTGATTGCCGCCGGCTATGTGCCCAGCCCTCGCTTTAAGGAGATCCTGCGCGCCGTCGAAGATGCGCAGCTTGAAGGCACGCTCGCCGACAAACCGCAGGCGTTGGAATTCGTGCGCCGCACCTTTCCACCATAG
- the gatC gene encoding Asp-tRNA(Asn)/Glu-tRNA(Gln) amidotransferase subunit GatC: protein MKVSEKDVRYVEDLANLELTDAERARMVKDLNSILDYIDRLNQLDTANVAPMTQVSDRYGDPARTGTARFEHALRADVPGKSLGREDALANAPETDGVFFKVPKVIER from the coding sequence ATGAAGGTTTCCGAAAAAGACGTTCGCTACGTCGAGGACCTGGCGAACCTCGAGCTCACCGATGCCGAGCGCGCCCGCATGGTCAAGGATCTGAACTCGATCCTCGATTACATCGACCGGCTGAACCAGCTCGATACCGCCAATGTTGCGCCCATGACCCAGGTGTCGGACCGCTATGGTGATCCGGCCAGGACCGGCACGGCGCGCTTCGAGCACGCCCTGCGCGCCGATGTGCCCGGCAAATCGCTCGGCCGCGAGGACGCGCTCGCCAACGCTCCGGAAACCGACGGCGTCTTCTTCAAGGTTCCTAAGGTAATCGAGCGATAG
- a CDS encoding FmdE family protein, giving the protein MKTLDEYLADAERAHGHLCAGQVLGVRMAMLGLEKLGITDPRGKDRKRLVTFVEIDRCATDAVAVVTGCRLGKRALKFRDWGKVAATFVDVTSGRAVRVVARESSKALARSLHPEIESKNQQQMLAYREMHDEDLFDVQWVRVELPPEEFPGYKGERVVCEACGEGINFRREVRRDGKVLCRGCAGERYYEIDD; this is encoded by the coding sequence ATGAAGACATTGGACGAATATCTGGCGGATGCAGAGCGTGCCCACGGGCATTTGTGCGCCGGGCAGGTGCTGGGCGTGCGCATGGCCATGCTGGGACTGGAGAAGCTGGGCATCACAGACCCGCGCGGCAAGGACCGCAAGCGGCTGGTGACGTTCGTCGAGATCGACCGCTGTGCCACGGACGCGGTGGCCGTGGTGACCGGCTGCCGGTTGGGCAAGCGCGCCCTGAAGTTCCGCGACTGGGGCAAGGTGGCGGCGACCTTTGTGGACGTGACAAGCGGCAGGGCGGTGCGCGTGGTGGCGCGCGAGTCGTCCAAGGCGCTGGCCCGCTCCCTGCATCCCGAGATCGAGAGCAAGAACCAGCAGCAGATGCTGGCCTATCGCGAAATGCACGACGAAGACCTGTTCGACGTGCAATGGGTGCGCGTCGAGCTGCCGCCGGAGGAGTTCCCCGGCTACAAGGGCGAGCGCGTGGTGTGCGAAGCCTGCGGCGAAGGAATCAATTTCCGGAGGGAAGTCAGGCGCGACGGAAAGGTGTTGTGCAGAGGGTGTGCGGGGGAAAGGTATTACGAGATTGACGATTGA
- a CDS encoding DciA family protein encodes MEHIRPTLDKIMTDALRRAPAAEAPLLAWPVVAGAAVAERTRALDFRSGVLRIEVPDATWRAELLTLAPRYVVALNRVSEGVERIEFVLKSQPSTGD; translated from the coding sequence ATGGAGCACATCCGCCCGACTCTCGACAAGATCATGACCGACGCACTACGCCGCGCTCCGGCTGCCGAAGCGCCGTTGCTGGCCTGGCCGGTGGTGGCGGGTGCAGCGGTGGCAGAGCGCACCCGCGCGCTCGACTTCCGCAGTGGCGTGCTACGCATCGAGGTTCCGGATGCCACTTGGCGCGCGGAACTGCTCACGCTCGCGCCACGCTACGTCGTCGCGCTCAATCGCGTCTCGGAAGGTGTCGAACGCATCGAATTCGTTCTAAAGTCACAGCCGTCAACTGGCGACTAA